The segment CGAGATGGAGATTTCCTATATTTCAGCACATGGCACTGGTACACGTGCAAATGATTCCTCTGAATCCTTTTCTGTACGTAACTTACTCGGTGATAACGCAGATCGCATTCCAGTCAGCTCGATTAAATCCATGCTGGGTCATACGATGGGTGCCGCCAGTGCCATTGAGGCTGTAGCATGTACACTCGCCATATACTACTCTGTTTTGCCTCCCACCATGAACTACCAGGAACCGGACCTGGAATGTCTGCAAAACGTTGTGCCAAACAAGGCGGTTTCACATCCGGTAAACATCGCTCTGAGTAATTCATTTGCTTTTGGCGGCAATATTTCCACGATTATTATGGGAAGTGTATAAAATGATAGGGTCTTCTCGAGATTCAATCGCCATCACAGGTCTTGGTTCCATTTCATCGTTTGGTGTCGGTGTAGAAAATGTTTGGTCAGCCCTTGAAAAAGGGGAGCGAAAAGAACCGGTAGCGGTTGGAAGGAATCATACCGCTTGCTGCCTTCAAGTGGGCAACTGGGATGCCACCGAATTGCTTGGTCAACGAGGGCTTAAGTTTCTACGCCCCGGCACCCAGTATTTATTGGGAGCAGCCAAGCTTGCACTCCGGGATGGCAAGCTATCAGAAGAGATGATTGATCCGGATGAGCTTGGTGTTGTGGTAGCCAGCAACCTATCCGGGATGCAAAGTATCGCCGATTATGACCTGACTACAGTCAAAAAGGGGCCACTTTACGTAAGCCCTATGGAAGCACCCAATACCTTATCGAATGCACCTGCTTCCCACCTTGCAATTCGGGTACAAGCCCGTGCATTGAATACGACAGTTGCTTCAGGACAGTGCTCCGGATTGGATGCACTCGGATATGCAGTTAAGATGTTATGTGCAGGAAGGGCTCGTTATGTTTTGGTTGGCGGAGTCGAAGAGCTGAATGAGCGTGTTGTTTGGTTATATCAAAACAGCGGGGTTTTGCCACAGGATCGACCTGAAGAGGCCGGACGTCCCTTTGATCGAAACAGCAGCGGTTGGCAACCGAGTGAGGGGGCGGCAGTTCTGCTATTGGAGTGCAAGTCCCAAGCGCTGTCCCGTCATGCGTTCATCTATGGGGAAGTAGCCTCTTGGGCAAGCGCTTTTGCCCTGGAAAGGGAAAATCAGGCGGACACATTGGTACATACGGCGAAGAGAGCTGTTTCAATGGCAGACATTGGCGTGGAGGATATTGAACTCGTCGTATCGGGAGCCAATGGCAGTTTCAAGCAAGATCGTATAGAGCATCAGGCTCTCATGAAATTGTTCGCTGCTGAAAAAGAGGTGCCGGTTACGGCTACGAAGGGGTCTTTAGGCGAAATGTACAGTGCAAGTGGTTTATTTCAGGCGATCACAGCGATTGGCACCCTCACCCGTGGCGTGATCCCCCCAACCCTTTGTAACTCGACAGGTGATCCCAGCATACAACCACCTGGTTTACGATTAAAAGCAGAACATTGGGACGGAGGGGAAAAGGGGGCTGTGTTACTTACCAGCCAAGATCTCTTCGGCTCAACAAGTGCCGTGGTCCTTCGAAAGGGCATGACCCAAGGAGAAGATCAATGAATACTGCAAGGGGCTATTTGGACTTTGACGATGTGCGACGATTACTGCCGCATTCTTATCCATTCTTATTGGTGGATGTAGTAGAAGAAGTAGAGCCAGGTACTCGCATCGTCTGTCGAAAGAACATTACCGGGAATGAGTGGATGTTTCCCGGGCACTTTTCGCAACGTGCCATTTATCCAGGTGTGTTACTGATTGAAGGAATGGCTCAGGCAGCTGTCTTGATGTTCCGATCAGACAACTCCTTTGACGTGGGAGAGAATGCAACTTTTATGTTGGCAGCTTGTAAATCACGTTTTCTTCAACCTGTTGTGCCTGGTGACCAGGTTTGTTATGAGGTGAATGTTATAAAAATGATAAGCACAGGTGGCGTCGTTACAGCGTTAGCAAAGGTAAGCGGTGACGTTGTGGCCAAGGCTGACCTGACATTCTCTGTAAAACCTTAAGGGTGTGGTACTGATTAAAACCGATGTCATTGTCATAGGTGGTGGCATAGCCGGTTCGGCTGCTGCTTTCTTTCTTTCTCGCAAAGGAATCCGTGTGACTGTACTGGATAAAACCCGGTTTCCCCGAGACAAGATCTGTACTTCAACCGTAAATCCTTATACCATGACTTACCTTTTAAAGATGGGGGTTATGAGAGAGCTGCTGAAAGATCAAATGCTTCCAATCGAGGGAATCCGCGCCATCAGTTACGAAGGGAAATCCTTTGTTGGCTATTATGGAGATTCGCATTTTCCATATGTTAATTTTGGTCACACGATTCCCCGCTATCGGTTGGATGAGGCTATGACGAATCGGGTTCGGCAAGTGAAAAATGTGAAGTTTCTTGAAAATTGGAGCGTTGAGGAGATTTTGTACAGTCCACAAGGGCGTGCGATAGGAGTTCGTGGCAAACATAATGATCATGTGGAGAATTTGTATGCTGATGTCATCGTGGATGCTGCAGGACGC is part of the Kroppenstedtia pulmonis genome and harbors:
- a CDS encoding beta-ketoacyl-[acyl-carrier-protein] synthase family protein, with protein sequence MIGSSRDSIAITGLGSISSFGVGVENVWSALEKGERKEPVAVGRNHTACCLQVGNWDATELLGQRGLKFLRPGTQYLLGAAKLALRDGKLSEEMIDPDELGVVVASNLSGMQSIADYDLTTVKKGPLYVSPMEAPNTLSNAPASHLAIRVQARALNTTVASGQCSGLDALGYAVKMLCAGRARYVLVGGVEELNERVVWLYQNSGVLPQDRPEEAGRPFDRNSSGWQPSEGAAVLLLECKSQALSRHAFIYGEVASWASAFALERENQADTLVHTAKRAVSMADIGVEDIELVVSGANGSFKQDRIEHQALMKLFAAEKEVPVTATKGSLGEMYSASGLFQAITAIGTLTRGVIPPTLCNSTGDPSIQPPGLRLKAEHWDGGEKGAVLLTSQDLFGSTSAVVLRKGMTQGEDQ
- the fabZ gene encoding 3-hydroxyacyl-ACP dehydratase FabZ; the encoded protein is MNTARGYLDFDDVRRLLPHSYPFLLVDVVEEVEPGTRIVCRKNITGNEWMFPGHFSQRAIYPGVLLIEGMAQAAVLMFRSDNSFDVGENATFMLAACKSRFLQPVVPGDQVCYEVNVIKMISTGGVVTALAKVSGDVVAKADLTFSVKP